From the Halalkalicoccus sp. CGA53 genome, one window contains:
- the cca gene encoding CCA tRNA nucleotidyltransferase, which yields MTEDRALSEAVAAVRERVTPDEAERRALARVAADLVSRTEEAVADLPVEADVLRVGSTARDTWLAGDRDIDVFVRFPPDLGRDDLERYGLAVGHRVLPDGREEYAEHPYVTGEIEGFDVDLVPCYRLDAATEIRSAVDRTPFHTRYVESELTPDLASEVRVLKAFLTAYGLYGSDLRTEGFSGYLTELLVIEYGGFEAVCRAAADWHPPVELDPADHGEASFDDPLVVIDPTDPERNVAAVLSETNVARFQHHARALLADPLTERFESTDPPPLSEEEVRSLIDRRGTTPLAIRFEVPEIVDDQLYPQLRRTLTGLVERLARHGFEPLRAETVADDTALLLVECAVASLPAVERHLGPPVHVRTHAEAFTDAYAEDRESFGPFVDGERYVVERPREFTTPETLVRETLFDGPLGPDVERALEGGYDLFVGGSVASLAEEFGADLARYYDPRP from the coding sequence ATGACCGAGGACAGGGCGCTCTCCGAGGCGGTGGCGGCCGTCCGTGAGCGGGTCACCCCCGACGAGGCCGAACGCCGGGCACTCGCGCGCGTCGCCGCCGACCTCGTCTCGCGGACCGAAGAGGCGGTCGCCGACCTCCCCGTCGAGGCCGACGTCCTCCGCGTCGGTTCGACCGCCCGGGACACCTGGCTCGCCGGCGACCGAGACATCGACGTCTTCGTCCGGTTCCCGCCCGACCTCGGCCGGGACGACCTCGAACGCTACGGCCTCGCGGTCGGACACAGGGTGCTCCCCGACGGGCGCGAGGAGTACGCCGAACACCCCTACGTCACGGGCGAGATCGAGGGGTTCGACGTCGATCTGGTGCCCTGCTACCGCCTCGACGCCGCGACCGAGATACGATCGGCCGTCGACCGGACGCCGTTTCACACCCGGTACGTCGAGTCCGAACTCACCCCCGACCTCGCGAGCGAGGTGCGTGTCCTGAAGGCGTTTCTCACCGCCTACGGCCTCTACGGGAGCGACCTCCGCACCGAGGGCTTCTCGGGCTATCTCACCGAACTGCTCGTGATCGAGTACGGCGGGTTCGAGGCGGTCTGTCGGGCCGCCGCCGACTGGCACCCCCCCGTGGAGCTCGACCCGGCCGACCACGGCGAGGCGAGCTTCGACGACCCGCTCGTCGTGATCGATCCAACGGACCCCGAACGCAACGTCGCGGCGGTGCTCTCGGAGACGAACGTCGCCCGGTTCCAGCACCACGCCCGCGCGCTGCTCGCCGATCCCTTGACCGAGCGCTTCGAGTCGACCGACCCCCCACCGCTCTCGGAGGAGGAGGTGCGATCCCTGATCGACAGACGCGGGACGACTCCGCTCGCGATCCGGTTCGAGGTACCCGAAATCGTCGACGATCAGCTCTACCCACAGCTCCGGCGGACGCTCACCGGGCTGGTCGAACGCCTCGCCCGCCACGGGTTCGAGCCGCTCCGGGCGGAGACAGTAGCCGACGACACCGCGCTCTTGCTGGTCGAGTGTGCCGTCGCCTCCCTCCCCGCCGTCGAGCGCCACCTCGGGCCACCGGTCCACGTCCGGACGCACGCCGAGGCGTTCACCGACGCCTACGCCGAGGACCGAGAGAGCTTCGGGCCGTTCGTCGACGGCGAGCGCTACGTCGTCGAACGTCCGCGGGAGTTCACGACGCCCGAAACGCTCGTGAGGGAGACGCTGTTCGACGGGCCGCTCGGCCCCGACGTCGAACGCGCGCTCGAGGGGGGCTACGACCTGTTCGTCGGAGGGAGTGTCGCGTCGCTCGCCGAGGAGTTCGGTGCCGACCTCGCCCGGTACTACGACCCGAGGCCGTGA
- a CDS encoding histone deacetylase family protein: MRFGYTETCLEHDTGTRHPETADRLRAIRRGLARKYGVEYVDAEPASVEVVEAVHDPGYVEAVREFCAEGGGNWDPDTVAVEATWDAALASAGLAQWAAETAVAGADGRQTPFSIGRPPGHHALSDDAMGFCFFNNAAVAAQATLDAGATESVAILDWDVHHGNGTQEIFEERGDVLYLSIHEQGLYPGTGEAEEVGEGEGEGTTMNVPLAAGADDDDYGYVFERVILPALTGFDPDLLIVSAGFDAHRHDPISRMRVSTDGYGRFTLSLQELAEETDTPLAFVLEGGYGLDTLSEGVAMVHEVFDGHVPLEIDGEPTDTTRDLVDELGERHGLGS, translated from the coding sequence ATGCGATTCGGCTACACCGAGACCTGTTTAGAGCACGACACCGGCACACGCCACCCGGAGACGGCGGATCGGCTCAGGGCGATCAGACGCGGCCTCGCACGGAAGTACGGCGTCGAGTACGTCGACGCGGAGCCGGCGAGCGTCGAGGTGGTCGAGGCGGTCCACGACCCGGGGTACGTCGAGGCGGTCCGCGAGTTCTGTGCCGAGGGCGGCGGGAACTGGGACCCGGACACCGTCGCGGTCGAGGCGACGTGGGACGCCGCGCTCGCGAGCGCGGGCCTCGCGCAGTGGGCCGCGGAGACGGCCGTCGCGGGTGCCGACGGCCGCCAGACGCCCTTTTCGATCGGGCGACCGCCGGGCCACCACGCGCTCTCGGACGACGCGATGGGTTTCTGTTTTTTCAACAACGCGGCGGTCGCCGCACAGGCGACGCTCGACGCCGGGGCCACGGAGAGCGTCGCGATCCTCGACTGGGACGTCCACCACGGCAACGGCACCCAGGAGATATTCGAAGAGCGCGGCGACGTCCTCTACCTCTCGATCCACGAGCAGGGGCTCTACCCGGGGACCGGGGAGGCGGAGGAGGTCGGCGAGGGCGAGGGCGAAGGGACGACGATGAACGTCCCGCTCGCCGCCGGTGCCGACGACGACGACTACGGCTACGTGTTCGAGCGGGTGATCCTCCCGGCGCTCACCGGGTTCGACCCCGACCTGTTGATCGTGAGCGCGGGCTTCGACGCCCACCGCCACGATCCGATCTCACGCATGCGAGTCTCCACCGACGGCTACGGCCGGTTCACGCTCTCGCTCCAGGAACTCGCCGAGGAGACCGACACCCCGCTCGCGTTCGTCCTCGAGGGGGGCTACGGCCTCGACACGCTCTCGGAGGGCGTCGCGATGGTCCACGAGGTGTTCGATGGTCACGTGCCGCTCGAAATCGACGGCGAGCCGACGGACACGACCCGTGACCTCGTCGACGAGCTCGGAGAGCGTCACGGCCTCGGGTCGTAG
- a CDS encoding histone family protein: MGVELPFAPVDAIIRRNADGLRVSADAAKELAERIQNQGATLAVDAAERATADGRKTLMATDFGVETPPDAETLELPIAPVDRIARIEIDDSYRVGMDARIALAEILEGYADEVAAGATTLAHHAGRRTVKAEDVETYLDLVD; this comes from the coding sequence ATGGGCGTTGAGCTACCGTTCGCGCCGGTCGACGCGATCATCAGACGGAACGCGGACGGGCTACGGGTCAGTGCCGACGCCGCGAAGGAGCTCGCCGAACGGATCCAGAACCAGGGGGCGACACTCGCGGTCGACGCGGCCGAACGAGCGACCGCCGACGGGCGGAAGACGCTGATGGCGACGGACTTCGGGGTGGAGACGCCCCCGGACGCCGAGACGCTCGAACTCCCGATCGCGCCGGTCGACCGGATCGCCCGGATCGAGATCGACGACAGCTACCGCGTGGGTATGGACGCCCGGATCGCGCTCGCGGAGATCTTAGAGGGGTACGCCGACGAGGTCGCGGCGGGGGCGACGACGCTCGCCCACCACGCGGGGAGACGGACGGTGAAAGCAGAGGACGTCGAGACGTATCTCGACCTGGTCGACTGA
- a CDS encoding single-stranded DNA binding protein, with protein MGALEDVYDDLDTDVPLSEFRAAVEAKVEQMGGLADEETAAMLIAHELSDDEVSGIADIEPGMEEVKFLAKVRSVGELRTFEREGEDDPGRVVNVEAADETGVVRLAFWDEQAVAVDEDGFEEGTVLRVKGRPKEGLNGIEVSVYEAQVDEDAEIEVALTDEVRIEDLALGQSDVNVEGRVLDVGTVRTFDRDDGSQGRVANLTIGDETGRVRVTLWDERTEDTEELSVGESVEVVDGYVRERDGSLELHVGNRGAVETTDAEIEYVPQTTPIDDLELEQVVDIGGVIRSADPVRTFDRDDGSEGQVRNVRVQDETGDIRVALWGEKADVDLGPGDTAYFTDVEIRDGWQEDLEASAGWRSTVTVTDASAPSLASSDGSASLSSFGEGGTGSGNTGGSGNATGAENVGGDGTSTEGGDAAGAEGAVPDDADGTEGGREEGAAVEFTGVVVQPGDPTILDDGEETMRVVTDADLSLGEEVTARGTMREGRLDAEEVF; from the coding sequence ATGGGGGCGCTAGAGGACGTCTACGACGACCTCGACACCGACGTCCCGCTCTCCGAGTTCAGGGCGGCGGTCGAGGCGAAGGTCGAACAGATGGGCGGGCTCGCGGACGAGGAGACCGCCGCGATGCTCATCGCCCACGAGCTCTCGGACGACGAGGTGTCGGGAATCGCCGACATCGAACCGGGCATGGAGGAGGTGAAGTTCCTCGCGAAGGTCAGATCGGTCGGCGAGCTCCGCACCTTCGAGCGCGAGGGCGAGGACGATCCCGGTCGAGTCGTGAACGTCGAGGCGGCCGACGAGACGGGCGTCGTCCGTCTCGCGTTCTGGGACGAGCAGGCCGTCGCCGTCGACGAGGACGGCTTCGAGGAGGGTACCGTCCTCCGGGTGAAGGGCCGCCCGAAGGAGGGGCTGAACGGGATCGAGGTGAGCGTCTACGAGGCGCAGGTCGACGAGGACGCCGAGATCGAGGTGGCGCTCACCGACGAGGTGCGGATCGAGGACCTCGCGCTCGGCCAGTCCGACGTGAACGTCGAGGGACGGGTGCTCGACGTCGGCACGGTCCGCACGTTCGACCGCGACGACGGCTCGCAAGGGAGAGTCGCGAACCTCACGATCGGCGACGAGACCGGTCGAGTGAGGGTGACGCTCTGGGACGAGCGAACCGAGGACACCGAGGAGCTATCGGTCGGCGAGAGCGTCGAGGTGGTCGACGGCTACGTCAGAGAGCGCGACGGCAGCCTCGAGCTCCACGTCGGAAACCGCGGTGCCGTCGAGACGACCGACGCGGAGATCGAGTACGTCCCGCAGACGACGCCGATCGACGACCTCGAACTCGAGCAGGTGGTGGACATCGGCGGGGTGATCCGGTCGGCCGACCCGGTCAGGACGTTCGACCGCGACGACGGCTCGGAGGGCCAGGTCAGGAACGTCCGAGTGCAGGACGAGACCGGCGACATCCGTGTCGCGCTCTGGGGCGAGAAGGCCGACGTCGACCTCGGACCCGGCGACACCGCCTACTTCACGGACGTGGAGATCAGGGACGGCTGGCAGGAGGATTTAGAGGCCTCCGCCGGCTGGCGGTCGACGGTGACGGTCACCGACGCGTCGGCCCCGTCGCTGGCCTCCTCCGACGGCTCGGCGAGCCTCTCGTCGTTCGGCGAGGGGGGGACCGGATCCGGGAACACAGGCGGGTCCGGGAACGCGACCGGGGCCGAGAACGTGGGGGGCGACGGGACGTCGACCGAGGGGGGCGACGCGGCCGGAGCGGAGGGTGCCGTGCCGGACGATGCGGACGGAACCGAGGGCGGTCGCGAGGAGGGGGCGGCCGTCGAGTTCACCGGCGTCGTCGTTCAGCCGGGCGACCCGACGATCCTCGACGACGGCGAGGAGACGATGCGCGTGGTGACCGACGCCGACCTCAGCCTGGGCGAGGAAGTCACCGCCCGGGGGACGATGCGGGAGGGACGTCTCGACGCCGAGGAGGTGTTCTGA
- a CDS encoding universal stress protein translates to MHVLVPVDESDPSRDALVLACETYPDARITALHVLEPMHGEPAMWLSEDQREEAAAEETEELFSEVRASAGEYGVRVETESVYGTPARAIVAFVEDHDVDHVFVGSHGRTGASRVLLGSVAEGIVRRSPVPVTVAR, encoded by the coding sequence ATGCACGTTCTGGTTCCCGTCGACGAGTCCGACCCCTCACGCGACGCGCTGGTGCTCGCGTGCGAGACCTATCCCGACGCCCGGATCACCGCGCTTCACGTCCTCGAACCGATGCACGGCGAGCCGGCGATGTGGCTCTCGGAGGACCAGCGCGAGGAGGCGGCAGCGGAGGAAACCGAGGAGCTCTTCTCGGAGGTGCGGGCGAGCGCGGGGGAGTACGGCGTGAGGGTCGAGACCGAGTCGGTCTACGGGACGCCCGCGCGAGCGATCGTGGCGTTCGTCGAGGACCACGACGTCGACCACGTCTTCGTGGGGAGCCACGGCCGCACCGGCGCCTCGCGGGTGCTGCTCGGGAGCGTCGCCGAGGGGATCGTGCGACGCTCGCCGGTGCCGGTTACGGTCGCCCGCTAG
- a CDS encoding YihY/virulence factor BrkB family protein: protein MGAIETGRAVVERAREEGLTFMAASIAYYAFFSVIPLLLLTLVVGSALGEEGLATAVVDLTEEYLSESGEQVVEEALSGETGQLGASVGGLLALGWSALKVFRAIDVAFDDLYRYSADSSFLDQVKHGVVVLLTVVVALVALVAVEAVAGDAAAAAVPFAGALTYLGLGLGLVVVFLPLYTVMSPPGHSVREAVPGAVLAAAGWVVLQALFSLYAANADQYQAYGIVGAVLLFLTWLYLGAILVLLGAAVNAVLSERSTP from the coding sequence ATGGGAGCCATCGAGACCGGTCGTGCCGTGGTCGAACGCGCCCGCGAGGAGGGGCTCACGTTCATGGCGGCGAGCATCGCCTACTACGCCTTCTTTTCGGTCATCCCCCTCCTCCTGCTCACGCTGGTCGTCGGCTCGGCACTGGGCGAGGAGGGTCTCGCGACCGCCGTCGTCGACCTCACCGAGGAGTACCTCTCCGAGAGCGGCGAGCAGGTCGTCGAGGAGGCGCTCTCGGGCGAGACCGGACAGCTCGGCGCGTCCGTCGGTGGACTGCTCGCGCTCGGCTGGAGCGCACTCAAGGTGTTCCGCGCGATCGACGTCGCCTTCGACGACCTCTACCGATACTCGGCGGACAGCTCGTTTCTCGATCAGGTGAAACACGGCGTGGTCGTGCTCCTGACGGTCGTCGTCGCGCTCGTCGCGCTCGTCGCCGTCGAGGCGGTCGCGGGAGACGCGGCGGCCGCGGCGGTCCCGTTCGCGGGCGCGCTCACCTACCTCGGTCTCGGTCTCGGTCTCGTCGTCGTCTTCCTCCCGCTCTACACGGTGATGTCACCCCCGGGCCACTCGGTCCGAGAGGCGGTCCCGGGTGCGGTGCTCGCGGCTGCCGGCTGGGTAGTTCTCCAGGCGCTCTTCTCGCTCTACGCCGCGAACGCCGACCAGTACCAGGCGTACGGGATCGTCGGCGCGGTGTTGCTCTTTCTCACCTGGCTCTACCTCGGCGCGATCCTCGTGTTGCTGGGGGCGGCGGTGAACGCGGTGCTCTCGGAACGCTCGACGCCCTGA
- a CDS encoding DUF6360 family protein produces MADRLLRVNAYTTLDLADAEVRGHGWREEAFAVVNATSAREEPTHVELQLELDEIDELPAHAETVRLSPEEARTLAAELERHATRVEDA; encoded by the coding sequence ATGGCAGACCGTTTGCTCCGCGTGAACGCGTACACGACGCTCGACCTGGCCGACGCGGAGGTCCGCGGCCACGGCTGGCGTGAGGAGGCGTTCGCGGTCGTGAACGCCACGAGCGCGCGAGAGGAGCCAACGCACGTCGAACTCCAGCTCGAACTCGACGAGATCGACGAGCTCCCGGCGCACGCGGAGACCGTTCGGCTCTCTCCCGAAGAAGCGAGAACGCTGGCGGCGGAGCTGGAGAGACACGCGACGCGGGTCGAAGACGCCTGA
- a CDS encoding ArsR/SmtB family transcription factor, which yields MSGLIEPVEGCCTGVGHDLPEERVARDVRVLSAAGSETRYALLRSALAADGEVCACEFVPLVDASQSTVSRALSALHEVGLLTRRKEGRWRYYGPTERAKRLCAALDEVER from the coding sequence ATGAGCGGGCTGATCGAACCGGTCGAGGGGTGCTGTACGGGCGTCGGCCACGACCTCCCGGAGGAACGGGTCGCCCGGGACGTCCGGGTGCTCTCGGCGGCCGGGTCGGAGACGCGCTACGCGCTGTTGCGTTCGGCGCTCGCCGCCGACGGGGAGGTCTGTGCCTGCGAGTTCGTTCCCCTCGTGGACGCGAGCCAGAGCACGGTGAGCCGCGCGCTCTCTGCTCTCCACGAGGTGGGGCTGCTCACCCGCAGAAAGGAGGGACGCTGGCGCTACTACGGCCCGACGGAGCGTGCGAAACGCCTCTGTGCGGCGCTGGACGAGGTGGAGCGATGA
- a CDS encoding arsenite methyltransferase — protein sequence MSGERERVQRAAVRERYGRIAESGRCCSDGEEVRDDRTDEGYAERLGYEGEDVNAVEAGANLGLGCGNPTAIASLEPGETVLDLGSGGGFDCFLAAREVGEEGRVIGVDMTPEMVERARENAEKNGAGNVEFRLGEIEHLPVPDSSVDVIVSNCVINLSPAKARVFEESFRVLEPGGRLAVSDVVAATEIPAEFEDDLDSLAGCVAGAATVDELEGLLSVAGFEDVRIEPKEESAAFIGEWSDDHDLEDLIVSATIEARKPT from the coding sequence ATGAGCGGTGAACGCGAGCGCGTCCAGCGGGCGGCCGTCAGGGAGCGCTACGGTCGGATCGCGGAGTCGGGCCGCTGCTGTAGCGACGGCGAGGAAGTCCGGGACGACCGAACCGACGAGGGGTACGCCGAGCGTCTCGGCTACGAGGGCGAGGACGTGAACGCGGTCGAAGCGGGCGCGAACCTCGGCCTCGGCTGTGGCAACCCGACCGCGATCGCGAGCCTCGAACCGGGGGAGACGGTGCTGGACCTCGGCTCCGGCGGCGGGTTCGACTGCTTCCTCGCCGCCCGCGAGGTGGGAGAGGAGGGACGGGTGATCGGCGTCGATATGACGCCGGAGATGGTCGAACGGGCACGCGAGAACGCCGAGAAGAACGGGGCCGGGAACGTCGAGTTCCGACTCGGCGAGATCGAACACCTCCCGGTTCCCGATAGCTCCGTCGACGTGATCGTCTCGAACTGCGTGATCAACCTCTCGCCGGCGAAAGCCCGGGTGTTCGAGGAGAGCTTTCGCGTACTCGAGCCGGGTGGCCGTCTCGCGGTCTCGGACGTCGTCGCCGCCACGGAGATCCCGGCGGAGTTCGAGGACGACCTCGACAGCCTCGCCGGCTGCGTCGCGGGCGCGGCGACGGTCGACGAGCTAGAGGGACTGCTCTCGGTGGCGGGGTTCGAGGACGTCCGGATCGAACCCAAAGAGGAGAGCGCGGCGTTCATCGGCGAGTGGTCGGACGACCACGACCTGGAGGACCTGATCGTCTCGGCGACGATCGAGGCGCGGAAGCCGACGTAA
- a CDS encoding cold-shock protein, which translates to MATGKVDFFNDTGGYGFISTEDADDDVFFHMEDVGGEDLTEGTEIEFDIEQAPKGPRATNVVRN; encoded by the coding sequence ATGGCGACCGGTAAAGTTGATTTCTTCAACGACACAGGCGGCTACGGTTTCATTTCCACCGAGGATGCTGACGACGACGTGTTCTTCCACATGGAGGACGTCGGCGGTGAAGACCTGACCGAAGGCACAGAGATCGAATTCGACATCGAACAGGCCCCGAAGGGCCCCCGCGCGACGAACGTCGTCCGCAACTGA
- a CDS encoding nitrite/sulfite reductase, whose protein sequence is MPSDVEQWKDEVYGTDIRGHIERFAEEGWESIPDDERDAWFERFKWYGLYHQRAGQESYFMMRIGPPGGVLEPGQFRAVAEIAKEFSTGPAENPIFGNGWLDVTTRQAIQLHWINLEDVPEIFERLEKSGLSTIQACGDSWRNIVGCPVAGKDRHEFVDAGTLADDLHEAFKGNREHSNLPRKWKVSVTGCREGCGQGDINDLAFEPAEREVDGESVRGYNVRVGGGLARNEPRFAKEIDVFVTPGEAVDVAAGISALFRDHGDRENRYNARIKFLMDEWGPEEFRRVLQDEYVEFEMHEAGEDLRSEYSYNAGTAHGHGDHVGVHEQRDGSNYVGLNVLVGRIGADEALELADVADRHGSGEVRLTQRQNVILTDVPDENVDELLAEPVLEYYSPDPHAFQRGSIACTGTEFCSLSIVETKNRQVRYSRWLTENVELPEDVEDFHIHLSGCTASCAQPQIADISLRGMKTRKDGEPVEAFDIGLAGGLGEQPEFARWVRQRVPADEVPGAIENLVETYVAEREGEETFREFAREMDEGELAALCEPKETSYEDGFLHNTKRTWYPYAEDDDLDASPAPTTPDDTPISADD, encoded by the coding sequence ATGCCGAGCGACGTCGAGCAGTGGAAAGACGAGGTCTACGGGACGGATATCCGAGGGCACATCGAACGGTTCGCCGAGGAGGGTTGGGAGTCGATCCCCGACGACGAGAGAGACGCCTGGTTCGAGCGCTTCAAGTGGTACGGGCTGTACCACCAGCGCGCCGGCCAGGAGAGCTACTTCATGATGCGGATCGGCCCGCCGGGTGGTGTGTTGGAGCCAGGACAGTTCCGCGCGGTGGCCGAGATCGCGAAGGAGTTCTCCACCGGTCCCGCCGAGAACCCGATCTTCGGCAACGGCTGGCTCGACGTCACGACCCGACAGGCGATCCAGCTCCACTGGATCAACCTCGAAGACGTCCCCGAGATATTCGAGCGTCTGGAGAAGTCGGGGCTCTCGACGATCCAGGCGTGTGGTGACTCCTGGCGGAACATCGTCGGCTGTCCGGTGGCGGGGAAGGACAGACACGAGTTCGTCGACGCCGGGACGCTCGCCGACGACCTCCACGAGGCGTTCAAAGGTAACCGCGAACACTCGAACTTGCCCAGAAAGTGGAAGGTCTCGGTGACCGGCTGCCGCGAGGGCTGCGGCCAGGGTGACATCAACGACCTCGCGTTCGAGCCCGCGGAGCGGGAGGTAGACGGCGAGAGCGTGCGCGGCTACAACGTCCGCGTCGGCGGCGGCCTCGCGCGCAACGAACCTCGCTTCGCGAAGGAGATCGACGTCTTCGTCACGCCCGGAGAAGCCGTCGACGTCGCCGCCGGGATCAGCGCGCTCTTCCGGGACCACGGCGATCGCGAGAACCGGTACAACGCGAGGATCAAGTTCCTGATGGACGAGTGGGGCCCCGAGGAGTTCCGCCGCGTGCTCCAGGACGAGTACGTCGAGTTCGAGATGCACGAAGCCGGCGAGGACCTGCGTTCGGAGTACAGCTACAACGCCGGGACCGCCCACGGCCACGGGGACCACGTCGGCGTCCACGAGCAGCGCGACGGGAGTAACTACGTCGGGCTGAACGTCCTGGTGGGACGGATCGGCGCGGACGAGGCGCTGGAACTCGCAGACGTCGCCGATCGCCACGGCTCTGGCGAGGTGCGTCTCACCCAGCGCCAGAACGTGATCCTCACGGACGTCCCGGACGAGAACGTTGACGAGTTGCTCGCGGAGCCCGTCCTGGAGTACTACAGCCCCGACCCACACGCGTTCCAGCGTGGGTCGATCGCCTGTACCGGTACCGAGTTCTGCTCGCTGTCGATCGTCGAGACCAAAAATCGCCAGGTGCGCTACTCGCGCTGGCTGACCGAGAACGTCGAGCTCCCCGAAGACGTCGAGGACTTCCACATCCACCTCTCGGGCTGTACGGCGTCGTGCGCGCAGCCACAGATCGCCGATATCTCGCTGCGCGGAATGAAGACCAGAAAGGACGGCGAGCCGGTCGAGGCGTTCGACATCGGGCTCGCCGGTGGCCTCGGCGAGCAGCCCGAGTTCGCCCGGTGGGTCCGCCAGCGCGTGCCCGCCGACGAGGTGCCCGGTGCGATCGAGAACCTCGTAGAGACGTACGTCGCAGAGCGCGAGGGAGAGGAGACGTTCCGCGAGTTCGCCCGAGAGATGGACGAAGGGGAGCTCGCGGCGCTCTGTGAGCCGAAAGAGACGAGCTACGAGGACGGCTTCCTGCACAACACGAAACGGACCTGGTACCCGTACGCCGAGGACGACGACCTCGACGCGAGCCCCGCGCCGACGACGCCGGACGACACGCCGATCTCCGCCGACGATTGA
- a CDS encoding DUF7119 family protein encodes MTSDGADRDVPSERRSPVGTPVVRGDEAITGERARDAVGFDPDDPESVAEAARVVRQFAEGAVNEDNIFMLRGAAACAALVRGVGSYKEAVERAGGDVTVSFVRKWARVHDLPQSIRRHVALGDIAPTAAKHIARVGGEARYQLAWATIDNDLTVREIRTIASEINDGRAIEDTLADRGVTIGELTLTLDPETYRDLRRLAAYDQVDPGELTNDVLGEWIDEQNLRRPQSRFR; translated from the coding sequence ATGACGTCCGACGGAGCTGATCGGGACGTACCGAGCGAGCGTCGCTCGCCGGTCGGTACCCCCGTCGTCCGGGGTGACGAGGCGATCACGGGCGAACGCGCACGCGATGCGGTCGGCTTCGACCCGGACGACCCCGAGAGCGTCGCCGAGGCCGCCCGCGTCGTCCGTCAGTTCGCCGAGGGTGCGGTGAACGAGGACAACATCTTCATGCTGCGCGGCGCGGCGGCGTGTGCTGCGCTCGTCCGTGGCGTCGGCTCGTACAAGGAGGCCGTCGAACGCGCCGGGGGCGACGTGACGGTCTCGTTCGTCAGGAAGTGGGCGCGGGTGCACGACCTGCCCCAGTCGATCCGGAGACACGTCGCGTTGGGCGACATCGCGCCGACCGCGGCGAAACACATCGCCCGCGTCGGCGGCGAGGCGCGCTACCAGCTCGCGTGGGCGACGATCGACAACGACCTCACGGTACGAGAGATCCGGACCATCGCGAGCGAGATCAACGACGGGAGAGCTATCGAGGACACGCTCGCGGACAGAGGGGTCACGATCGGCGAGCTGACGCTCACGCTCGATCCCGAGACCTACCGGGACCTCCGGCGGCTCGCCGCCTACGACCAGGTCGACCCGGGTGAGCTCACGAACGACGTCCTCGGGGAGTGGATCGACGAGCAGAACCTCAGACGACCTCAGTCACGCTTCCGATAG